The following are encoded together in the Syntrophales bacterium genome:
- a CDS encoding nucleotidyl transferase AbiEii/AbiGii toxin family protein, with the protein RYRYPLLRPLVKTEYVDLLSLEDIAAMKMIAIVQRGTKRDFIDVYYLLKNISLERLFDLTQAKYKVFNKYIGLRALAYFNDAEKEKSGRGRTTFEKIDWAKIKKRIIDMVDKYRKEELLEQ; encoded by the coding sequence AGATACAGATATCCTTTGCTCAGACCTCTGGTTAAAACGGAATATGTAGATTTGTTATCTTTAGAAGATATCGCCGCCATGAAAATGATCGCTATTGTTCAAAGGGGCACAAAAAGGGATTTCATAGACGTCTACTATTTGTTAAAAAATATCAGCTTGGAACGATTGTTTGATTTGACACAGGCTAAGTACAAAGTATTTAATAAATATATTGGTCTAAGAGCGCTTGCTTATTTTAATGATGCCGAAAAAGAGAAATCTGGAAGGGGCCGGACTACCTTTGAAAAGATTGATTGGGCAAAAATTAAAAAGAGAATTATAGATATGGTGGATAAATATCGAAAGGAGGAATTACTGGAGCAATGA